A genomic window from Rhodococcus sp. KBS0724 includes:
- a CDS encoding MFS transporter codes for MTELPVTRAVSNEDDLLLRLDRLKPGRPHRKLMLMGGLGYTFDSFDGALMTYALSALIVVWHIPKSTAGWLLSSIFVGYLIGALLAGVLADRFGRRRMMLTALLVFCFCSLLIGTSTTVPELFVWRILAGIGLGAEATLIAPYISEFLPARVRGRFVARTISFLALGYILAGILAPVVIAPHPETGWRIAAVIAALPVVLLLWWRRSMPESPRYLLSRGRIAEATAIIEDFERKCEVDPEALTETAQTQTSAPTRSNASAGGMFAPLTKLWAGPMARTTLMLWLLWFALTGAHYGFSTWLPTLLVTDKGFTITKSFLFTLVVGIAQIPGYYVAQLLIDRLERKWLIAGYVLGATGSALLVALSDSEAMLLVGAALLAAFLNGVAAVYYTYTAELYPTSIRVTGMGAASAVGRIGAIGTPIVIGYLSAAGVSFAQIFLGLVALLATAIAVVVVLGQKTSGRALS; via the coding sequence TTGACCGAATTGCCCGTTACACGTGCGGTCTCGAATGAGGACGATTTGCTGCTCCGCCTCGATCGACTCAAGCCCGGACGCCCTCATCGCAAGCTGATGTTGATGGGTGGACTCGGCTACACTTTCGATTCGTTCGACGGCGCGCTCATGACTTATGCGCTTTCAGCACTGATCGTGGTTTGGCACATCCCGAAAAGCACAGCGGGGTGGCTGCTGTCGTCGATTTTCGTCGGCTACCTGATAGGCGCTCTGTTAGCCGGTGTCTTGGCGGACCGCTTCGGCCGTCGGCGAATGATGCTCACCGCGCTCCTGGTGTTCTGTTTTTGCAGTCTCTTGATAGGGACATCGACGACGGTTCCCGAACTGTTTGTCTGGCGGATACTCGCCGGCATCGGACTCGGTGCGGAGGCCACCTTGATCGCGCCGTATATCTCCGAGTTTCTGCCGGCACGAGTCCGTGGCCGATTCGTCGCCCGCACCATCAGTTTCCTTGCGCTCGGCTACATCTTGGCAGGAATATTGGCGCCTGTGGTGATCGCACCCCACCCCGAAACCGGTTGGCGGATCGCGGCAGTGATCGCAGCACTCCCCGTAGTCTTGCTTCTCTGGTGGCGGCGCAGCATGCCCGAGTCACCCCGATACCTCCTCTCACGTGGGCGGATCGCCGAAGCCACCGCGATCATCGAGGATTTCGAACGAAAATGTGAGGTCGATCCCGAGGCTCTCACTGAAACCGCGCAGACCCAGACGAGTGCACCAACGCGGTCCAACGCCAGTGCCGGGGGCATGTTTGCGCCGTTGACGAAGTTGTGGGCCGGGCCAATGGCACGCACGACACTGATGTTGTGGCTGTTGTGGTTCGCGCTGACGGGCGCCCACTACGGATTCTCCACCTGGCTGCCAACGCTGCTTGTGACGGACAAAGGATTCACAATCACCAAGTCGTTCCTGTTCACCTTGGTGGTCGGGATCGCGCAGATCCCCGGCTACTACGTCGCGCAATTGCTCATCGATCGACTGGAACGCAAATGGTTGATCGCCGGTTATGTGTTAGGTGCAACCGGCTCTGCCCTGCTGGTGGCGTTGTCCGATAGTGAAGCGATGCTGCTTGTAGGTGCAGCACTGCTCGCCGCATTCCTGAACGGAGTGGCTGCCGTCTACTACACCTACACCGCCGAGCTCTACCCGACCTCGATCCGCGTGACAGGCATGGGCGCGGCGTCCGCGGTTGGCCGGATAGGTGCCATCGGCACACCAATCGTGATCGGTTACCTGTCCGCGGCTGGGGTTAGTTTTGCGCAGATCTTCCTCGGCCTCGTTGCATTACTGGCCACCGCGATCGCTGTTGTGGTGGTTTTGGGACAGAAAACGTCGGGCCGCGCCCTGTCCTGA